ACGGCGAGGGCCTCTGTCTTGCGTATCGGCCTTCACCTTACTGGCGCCTTCGACACACCAGCGGGGCGAAGGAATAGGGCGGAACTACAGTGCCAGCGCGAACCTGATCTGAAAAGTTCTTGATTTTATCAAGTCTGGTGGGGATGCCGGGACTCGAACCCGGACGCCATAGGCACATGGTCCTAAGCCATGCTCGTCTGCCAGTTCCCACACATCCCCATCGGCGGCGGTGGGGGCTCGTGACTGCAGTGGTGGTGGAGTCACCCGCCTCGGACTTGAACCGAGAACCCACTGATTAAGAGTCAGTTGCTCTGCCTAATTGAGCTAGCGGGCCATTGCAAAGGGGCAGGGATTCCATAGCTGAATGTAGCATCGCCTCTATGGGAGTGTCAAGCTGAGCGGCGTCTGACGGACCGCCCTTCAACAGGCTCAGGACGAACGGGGGATGGGGGGGGGGACCCCGTTGTGTCACGACGACCGCGCACCTACACTCGGGCGCATGCCGGACACCAAGGGTGCGACCCACGAGGACATCGCCGACGACGCCGTCGCGCAGGTGCAGGACGCGCTGCTGTCGTGGTTCAAGGCGGCGCAGCGGCGGCTGCCCTGGCGCGGGACAACCGACGGCTACGCCATCCTCGTCTCCGAGGTCATGCTGCAACAGACGCAGGTGGAGCGCGTCATCCCCGTCTACCACGCCTTCCTGCAACGCTTTCCCACATTCGAGAGCCTCGCCGAGGCGCCGCCGTCGGAGGTCATCCGCGCGTGGGCGGGCATGGGCTACAACCGGCGAGCGCTGAACCTGCAGCGGGCCGCGCAAGTGATAGTCGAGCGGCACGGCGGCGCGCTGCCCGGCGACCCCAGGGCGCTGCGTGCTCTCCCCGGCGTCGGCGAGTACACGGCCAATGCGCTGGCCTGCTTCGCGCTGGGGCAGCAGACGGCCGTGGTCGACACGAACGTGCGCCGCGTGCTGGGCCGCGTCTTCCACTGGCCCTCAACGCCGTCGGACCGCGAGTCGGCGGACACCGCGCGGCGCGTCCTCCCCGAGGGGCAGGCGTGGTCGTGGAACCAGGCGCTGATGGACCTCGGCGCGACGGTCTGCACGTCGCGCCGGCCGACGTGCCTGCTGTGCCCGCTGCGCGAGCTGTGCCGGGCGTCGGGCGCCTTCGAGGCGGATCCCGCCGTCATCGCCGAGGGCCGCGCGGCATACCGGCCCAAGACCGAGCGCTTCGAGGGGTCGAGCCGCTACTACCGCGGCCGCGTCGTGGCGCACCTGCGCGGGCTTGCGACGGGCGAGTCCTGCGGCGTCGACGACCTTGGCGCTGCCGTGAAGGCGGACTACTCGGACGCCGACGCCGCGTGGTTGCGCGCACTGCTCGAGGGGCTGGCGCGGGACGGGCTCGTCGCGCTGCACGGCGGGGACGACGGAGCACGGGTGAGCCTGCCGTAGTCGCCGCTCGGCGCCCCCTCGCCGGTGGCAGGCATGCGGCCGTGTGTGTACCATAGCCGCACTGACGCACGTGAAAGGATGACGGATGCCGGAAGCCCCGTGGCTCAAGGAGGCCGAGGACTGCGCCGTGCAGCTTGCGTGGGACGCCGGCCGTCTCCTGATGGAGCGGTTCCAGCGCCCCATGGCCATCGAGTACAAGGACAAGGAGGGCTGGCGTGACCCGGTCACGGAGGCCGACCGCACCGCCGAGACCTTCCTGTCGAACGAGCTGGCGGCGCGCTTCCCCGACCACGGCTTCGTGGGCGAGGAGGGCGAGGGCCGCGCAGCGGGCGAGGGCGGCCTGACGTGGGTCGTTGACCCGCTGGACGGCACCACCAACTTCGCCAATGGACTTCCCTCCTTCTGCTGCTCGATAGGGCTGCTGGAGCACGGCGTGCCCGTCGTAGGCGCGATCTTCCTGCCGTGGCCGGACACCCCCGGCGGACGCGTCTTCCACGCCCGCCGCGGCGGCGGCGCGTGGGAGAACGAGGAGCAGCTCCACGTCGCGCCCGGCGAGAAGCCGGTGGCGGGCCGCGTGACGGTGCGCGGCGGCTTCCTCGCGGGCCGCTTCCGGCCCAGCAAGGAGTTGCTGAAGAACGCCGGCCAGCAGCGCTCCGTCGGCAGCACGGCCTACGAGCTGGCCCTCACCGCCGACGGCACGTACCAGTTCACGCTGCACGGCGCGCCACATACGTGGGACGTGGCCGCGGGCATCGTGCTGGTGCAGGAGGCCGGCGGCGCCGTCGTCAGCCGCGACCGGCAGGGCTGGCGTCCGCTGACCTCGTTCCTGAGCGACGCGGCCAACGGCGACGCCACCAAGCAGCTCCGCGATTGGCGGCAGCCGGTGCTCTCCGGCAACGCAGACATGGTGCGGTTTGTGCAGGAGGGGCTGCTGCCGCTGCCCCTGTCCACCCGCGTGGTGCGCGGCGCGAAGCGGGCGCTCCGCCCGCCGCGGCGCACGGGTGCATCTTCATAGGGACCTCGGAGGACCGATGGCCTTCCTCGCGCTTCTCACCGGGACCCTCTTCTGGCTGGTGGTCTTCTTCTGCCTCATGGCCGCCGCCTACGTCTTCATCCGGGGCGAATTCGGCTTCAAGGGAGGGCTGGAGGCGGCGATCTTCCTCGGCCTCATGGTCGTCGTCGGGCTGCCGCTGCACATGGCGGCCCGACGCCTCAGCGGCCGCGCGATGGCGACAGCCGCAGAGGCAGCCCCCGTCGAGTCGAGCGACGCGCCCGCACCGAGGCGCCGACGGCGGGGTCGAGGGCGCCGGTAGGCGCACCCTCCGTGTCGCCGGAGCGGAAAACAACCTGCCTCAACTTGTAGCTAATGCGGCACATTTCAGCTACAACACGAAATTTTTTTTGATCAACCCCTGCTCCAGCGAGCAGGGTTGATCTGCTTGTCGAGTTGGAGCGCATCGAACAGCGTCCGAGCGGCGAGCAGGACGTCGTCGAGATGGACGTTTGGGTTATTGAGCATAGCGGCGACCCAGGGGCGCAAGCGATCGATCTCCCAGGACAGACCCGAGGCCCTTTCGACAGCCCTGAGGGATTCTTGCTCTCTTGGCGTCAGTAAATGCTTGTAGAGGTTGCGCTTGCGGGCGTTCTGGTTGCCGAGCGGCGCGCCGCGCCTCCTCCGGGGCTGGCGGTCCCTGGCGTTGTTGGGGTCCCTGGGTGCGTCTCGCATGTTCGCGTCCCTCCGTGTGTGTTGTGTAATCGAGGGTAGCGAGGGCGATGCGTTTCGCGCGAGGGGGCTGTGTCAGGGTGGGGGCGAGGCCGAAAGGAGTTGGTGGCGGGGATGCGCCGCCCGACACCCTGGCTACCAGTTTTCGCCGACATGGCGGCCGGTCGAGGCGGGCTACCTTGGCTGCTCCTCCAGGTACGCGTCGAGCGGGTGCGGCGTCCAGCGAAGGACGGTGCGGCTGTGCGTGTCCACGAGCAGGGTGGAGGGCAGCGACGCGATGTACGTCCGGTTTCCCAGCTCCGGCAGGTTGACGCCGAATATGACCGACGCTATGGCGGAGACGTCACACCTGACATTGGACCCGCATTCGGGCGGCGTGAAGGACCACGAGTACGCGTCTTTGATCTTGTGTTCTACCTGGTCTTCGGGTAACTGCATGAGGTCAGGGAACTCGCCGATGACGAGTTGGGCGATCTCGTCCGCCGCGGTATCGGCGTTGTCGGTGACCCAGTCCGTCACGACCCTTATGGCGACGGCCTCCTGGCTCCGCCCGCACGCCACCGAGAGGACGATGCCGATGCAGGCGAGGGTCATCAGCACGCCGAGTCTCGCGCTCAGGGGCTCCTCCTTACACAACGGCGGCTGCGTTGCCTGGGCGCGCCGACACCGAGGACGTAGGTCGCGCCCGGGCTACCTCTCCTGCTCCTCCACCGACGCGTCGAGCGGCACCGGGTTCCACCGCAGCACACTCTCCGACTCCGTGTCCACGAGCAGCGAGAACGGCAGCGACGCGACGTATCGCCGGTCTCCGAGGAGCGGCAGGGTGACGTCGATCCTGACCGAGGCCGTCGCGGTGACCCGGCACCTGTCGTCCGGCTCGCACTCCGGCTCCGCGTACTCCCACGTGGCCGAGTCCACAATACGGTCGGCCAACACGTCACCGGCTATCTGCGTCAGGACGGGCAAGTCTCCGACGACCAGCTTCACCACCTCGTCGGACACGACGTCGACGTTGTCGGTGACCCAGCCCGTGACCACCCTCGTCGCGATGGCCTCCTGACTCCCGCCGCACGCCGCCGTCATGGCGAGGCCCAGAATCGCCAGGGCTGCCAGCATCAGCGCGTTGTTCCGAATCACATGAACACCTTTCCTTACACCACTGGCCGCTTTGCCTGCACCCACGAAGGCTACATCCACGGCCACGGGAGGCGGGCGTTGCGCGGGTCCGGAAACTCCGGGTGGTCGAGCAGGATGGCGAGCCGGTGGCGCAGCGCCTCCAGCTCCCGGGCGTGCAGCAGATCGACGATGGGCAGCATCGCGTCGTCGGCGCGGTCGAGCTTCTCCTGCAACCGGCACAGGTCCTGCACCAGCTCGTCCGGCACGGGCTCCCCCGCGAAGTCCCAGATGACGGTGCGCAGTTTGGGGTGCGGGTGGAACGTCAGGCCGTGGTCGATGCCCCAGACGCGCTCGGCGGCGTCGAGGATGGTGTGGCCCGCCTTGCGGTCGGCGTTGTTGGCCAGCAGGTCGAAGAGGCAGATGCGCGGGAACTGCTCCTCGTACTGCTCCCGCAGCGTGAAGTAATGGTCGCGGGCGTTGTGCTCGACGTAGCGCTGCATGGAGCCCTCGCCGTAGGGGCCGTCGCGCAGGATGGTCTTCGGGATGAAGTGCCAGCCGAGGGCCTCGGCCAGCAGGTACGACGCGTACTCGCGCAGGTGCAGGGTGCCGTGGGGGAAGTCCCACAGGGGCACCTCGCCCTTGCGCGGCTTGTAGATGGCCTTGACCTGCTCGCCGCCCTCATCCTGCAGGCAGACGAGGAAGGTGTAGTTGGAGCCGAGGGGCGTCAGGTCGCAGGAGACGGCCTCGCCATGTTCGAGTACCGGCTCATTGGGCCATGAAGGTGGTTCCTGCCAACCGGGCAACCGCTCGTCTCCTTCCGAACCAGCGCTCAAAACAGTTTGGGCCACATTAGACACAGGCCCGTTTGCGGGGTCAAGGCACGGCTTGCGGCGCAAGACGCCTAAACATTGACCGGGGCGCTGAGGACCGGCGGTCGTCGCAGCGGCCGCACGAGGCCTCCCAGCACGATGGTCACGAGCCACACCGCGACGGCAAGACCGAACAGGAGCGCATAGTCGGCGTAGAGGTCAAAGAGGACGCCGAAGATCCACGGCCCGCCGAAGGTGGCGAGGTTGTTGACCGTCTGCATGACGCCTCTGATCGCGCCAAGGTGCTGTCGCCCGAAGGTGTTGGCGACAAAGACCTGGCTCACGACAAAGAAGGCATTGAGGCCGAAGCCCAGGTAGAGCATGGTTGCGAACATCATGCCGGTGCTCTGGAACTGCGACACCAACGACACGAGGAAGAGGCCGCTGGCCACGATGCTGCATACGGCGAGGAACGGCCTCTGCGGGCCGTGGCGGTCGGCCAGCCCGCCGAAGACGAACCCCATGACGATGGCCGGCACGGCGTAGACGCTGATGGAGGCCGCGGCAGTCGTGGCGTCGAAGCCGAGCGAGATGAAGAAGGGCTGGAAGTTGGGGATCATCCCGCGGATGGCCAGCGTCGCCATGCCGATGGCCACCACGAGCATCCAGAACTGCGAGGTGTGGAGGGCCTCGCGGCGGGTGAGGCTGACCTCGGAGGCGGCGGAGACGCGCCCGCCGGGGCCGGGGGATGCCCCCCTCGCGCCTGCGGGCGTCTGCGGCGCCCCCGCCCGTGGCGGGGCTTCCTCCTTATCGCCGTCGGGGCGCAGGCCGACGTCCTCGGGCGAGCGGATGATGAAGAAGGCGCCCGGGCCCGCGAGCACGATGAGCGCGATGCCCATGATAAACCAGGCGTCGCGCCAGCCAACGGACTCGACCAGCGCCTGGAGGACCAGCGGGAAGAGCAGCGGCCCGACGGAGAAGCCCGCCGACACCGTCGCCTGCGCGATCCCGCGCTTCCGCACGAACCACTTCGGCACGACAACCAGCGCCATCGCGACCGTGAAGCGCCCGACGCCGCCAACGATGCCGAAAATGAAGATGTAGCCCAGCTCGCTGCCGGCGACCTTCATGTAGAGCAGCGACGCGCCGAACAGGAGGATGCCCACCAGGGCGAGGATGCGGGGGCCATGCCGGGTGTCCGCCCAGGGGCCCACAATGATGCCGAGGGGCGTCGTGACGATGGCGCCGACCAGCAGCGGCAGGAAGACGAGCGACCGGTCCCATTCGAGCTCCTCCTGCATGGGCGTCACGAAGACGCCAAGACCCCAGGACGTCATGCCGACGTTGAAGGCGCCAAATACGAAGCCGAATGCGACGATGACCCACCCGTAGTAGAAGGGCGTCCGCTGGGCGATGGAAGTCCTCATGGCGCCCTCTCGCCTGCGGTCGTCTCAACCGCGGCGGGCTGCACCCTCGGCCAGACCCACGCCATGACGATGAGCAGCGCGGCGCCGAAGACGTAGGCGCCGAGGACGTCGCTGGGCCAGTGCCGCTCCAGGTGCACGCGGGAGACGCCGACGAGCACAGGCCAGGCGAGCATGGCCGCCAGCAGCAGACGCCGGTGCGTCAGCCTCGTTAGCTTCGGCATGACGAGCAGCCAGAGGAGGCCCGATGTGAGCACGGCGTGCATCGTGTGGCCGCTCGGAAAGCTCTCGCCGCCGCCCGCCGGGTCCTCCAGCGGCCGCGGCCGGTCGACGACGTCCTTGAACACCTCGTTGACGCCCATCACCCCGAGGCCGATGAACACCAGCAGCCCGGCGCGCCAGCCGAGCAGCCAAGTGGCCAGCGCAGCCCCCGCCAGCATGGTTATCCACACGCCAAGCCGGTTGCCCGGCACCGAGACGGCCTCCATGAAGGCGTCGTAGGCGGGGGCGGAGAAGCCGAGGAGCCACGAGGCGATCGCGCGGTCCCAGCCGAAGGACGGCTCCCGGCTCGCAAGGACGGCCAGCACGGCAAGGACGGACGCAAGCAGGACGAGGGTCACAGTCGGCCAGTGGCCGGGGCGCCAGCGGCGGATGGCTGTCGTGCCCGGCGCGGCCCCGGTGGTGTCCAAATGCGTTCCTGCCTACGGAAGGATGCCCAAGAGGGTACTCGACGGCGGGATGGGCGGCAAGCTACGGGGCGCCGTCCTCCGGCGGCAGCGTTTCCAGGTGATCGAGGAACTGCTGGTAGGTGGAGAACTCGCGGATGCGGAGGACGAAGTCGCCGACGCTGTCCGTGTGCGCGCGGAAGCGGCGCACCTGCGCGCCGATGGGGCTCGACGACGCGGGGCTCTCGGCGTAAGCGCCGTGGAAGGCGAAGTAGGCCTGATTGAGCACGCGTATCGCGTACCCGTGCTCGACGAAGCGCTGCCGGCGCTCCTCCATGTAGGCTTCGGCCTCGTCGACCTTGCCCTCCTCGAGGAGCTCGTCGGTGCGCAGGCGCGTCTCCCGCATCTCGGCGCCAAAGTCGAACTCCGGGGGCTCCGGCGGCGGCGCGCCCGGCGGCTCGGCGGGGGGTGAGGGCGGCGGGGGCGGCGCCTCGCCGAGGGCCAGCAGCGCCAGGTCGCCCAGCTCGCGGCCCGCCAGGTCCGCGGCGGTCTCGTTCAGCGAGGCCATCTCCGGGGAGTCGTAGTAGGCCTGCCCCAGCGGGTGGAAGAACCAGTAGTGGTGGAGCCACTCGTGGGCGATGGTGTGCACGGCGGAGCGGAAGGACTGCGAGTCGGACACCAGCGCCGGGTATGTCGCGACGCCGCCGATGCGGGTGACGACGGCGGAACGGTCCAACTCCGGCCCGGCGGCCGCCTCGAGCTGCTCCATCCGGAGCGGCGTGATGTCCGCTTCCAGCAGGCGCGACTCCACGTTGGCGATGCGCTCGCGCGGCGAGACGACGATGAGCCGGGGCACGCGGGTGATCTTGAAGGAGACGGGCGGGAAGAGCGGACGCAGTGGCCCCCAACTGCGCTCCAGCCCCTCCTCGCGCAGCACGTCGGAGACCGCAGATCCGATGGTCCACTCGACGATGTCCGCGAGGGAGTCGCGCTCGCGGCGCAGGCGGTCGAGCTCCGCCTGGAGGTCGGCGGCGAGGGGGTTGGCGGCGGCGCCCTCCTGCGCGACGGCCAGCCGCAGCGAGCCCTCGATGCGGCGCGCGCGGTCGCCAAGTTCAAAGTAGCGCTCCACTGCCGCGCGGCGCTCGCTCTCGAACGGGACTCCGCCCGGGAGCAGGTCGAAGAGCGCGTCCTGGGCGCCGTCCAGCAGGTTGAGGCCCATCCACTCGACAAGGCCGAACCGGTCGCGGAAGACGGCCTCCTCCGTCGGCGTGCGGCGGACGGTGTCGGCGTCGAGGACCAGCGCGAGAAGCACGAAGAACGCGGCCAACACAGTCCACCGGCGCACGTGGACGCGGCGGCGCACGGCAGCGCTAAGCTCGCGGGTCCGGCGCCACGCGTGCAGGTCTCGCATAGTCCCATTATGCGGGCGCGGGGCCGTTTGACACCCCCAAACGCCCATGCTAGATTGGAATTGCCCGCCAACCACTCCGTGCGCAGCCCTTTGGCGTGTCACGTCACGGACACGCGGCGGCGGAGCCTTCCACGAGCAATTGGCCTCATGCGTTTCGGCATTTCAACAGCACTCAGTCGAAGCGGCAGCGGCCCCTGCCCCCAGTCCCCTCACCCCGGTCAGCGCGCCCGTCAGGGCCTGAATCTCGAGAAGGAGCGCCGCAATGGATGACGACCAGCTGGTAGATATGGAGCGGGTGCTGGAGAGCATTCGGGAGGCGGACGTCATCTCCATCCTGTTCACCATGTTCCGCAAGAGCCTGGTGATCGACGTGCGGCCCCACCACGCCGAGCCGCCCTTCGTGCGCATCGCGCCGCAGTCGCGGGGGCCGGAGGACCGGCTGCGCTACATCCGGCGGCAGCGGCCCAGCCTGCCGCGCCCCACCAAGGTCACCATGTTCCCCTGGTCGAAGAGCGTGGGCAGCTTCGAGCGGCTCGGCATCCATGAGGCGCTGCGGGCGCGTGCGGAGGCGACGGGCTACTTCCCGGCGGTCGACGAGTGCGTGCACGCGCTGCAGGAGCTGTTCAAGCTGGAGCGGCAGGAAATGGTCGCCGTCATCCGCGGCGAGAACTACTACACGGTGTGGTCGCGGGCGTAGGGGAGCGGAACACTCCCGCGCCTAGCGGCCGTAACGGTCAATCAGTTCCTGGAGACCCTTGCGTCCTATTTGCGTCTGCTTGACGCCCAGAATCACACCCAGAACCTTGTCCGCAAGATCTTCCGACTTGTCCGGGACGATAGTGGTCCGGCGTGTGGATTCTCCCGGAAACACCTTCCACATTAGGAATCCATGGTTTGCTCGTCGCTCTATTTGCCAGCCATCTTTGAGCAATAGCTCTGCTAAGGCCTTGCCGGAAATCGCAATTGGCATGGGC
The sequence above is a segment of the Chloroflexota bacterium genome. Coding sequences within it:
- a CDS encoding inositol monophosphatase, which translates into the protein MPEAPWLKEAEDCAVQLAWDAGRLLMERFQRPMAIEYKDKEGWRDPVTEADRTAETFLSNELAARFPDHGFVGEEGEGRAAGEGGLTWVVDPLDGTTNFANGLPSFCCSIGLLEHGVPVVGAIFLPWPDTPGGRVFHARRGGGAWENEEQLHVAPGEKPVAGRVTVRGGFLAGRFRPSKELLKNAGQQRSVGSTAYELALTADGTYQFTLHGAPHTWDVAAGIVLVQEAGGAVVSRDRQGWRPLTSFLSDAANGDATKQLRDWRQPVLSGNADMVRFVQEGLLPLPLSTRVVRGAKRALRPPRRTGASS
- a CDS encoding MFS transporter: MRTSIAQRTPFYYGWVIVAFGFVFGAFNVGMTSWGLGVFVTPMQEELEWDRSLVFLPLLVGAIVTTPLGIIVGPWADTRHGPRILALVGILLFGASLLYMKVAGSELGYIFIFGIVGGVGRFTVAMALVVVPKWFVRKRGIAQATVSAGFSVGPLLFPLVLQALVESVGWRDAWFIMGIALIVLAGPGAFFIIRSPEDVGLRPDGDKEEAPPRAGAPQTPAGARGASPGPGGRVSAASEVSLTRREALHTSQFWMLVVAIGMATLAIRGMIPNFQPFFISLGFDATTAAASISVYAVPAIVMGFVFGGLADRHGPQRPFLAVCSIVASGLFLVSLVSQFQSTGMMFATMLYLGFGLNAFFVVSQVFVANTFGRQHLGAIRGVMQTVNNLATFGGPWIFGVLFDLYADYALLFGLAVAVWLVTIVLGGLVRPLRRPPVLSAPVNV
- a CDS encoding SCO1664 family protein codes for the protein MPGWQEPPSWPNEPVLEHGEAVSCDLTPLGSNYTFLVCLQDEGGEQVKAIYKPRKGEVPLWDFPHGTLHLREYASYLLAEALGWHFIPKTILRDGPYGEGSMQRYVEHNARDHYFTLREQYEEQFPRICLFDLLANNADRKAGHTILDAAERVWGIDHGLTFHPHPKLRTVIWDFAGEPVPDELVQDLCRLQEKLDRADDAMLPIVDLLHARELEALRHRLAILLDHPEFPDPRNARLPWPWM
- a CDS encoding A/G-specific adenine glycosylase, translating into MPDTKGATHEDIADDAVAQVQDALLSWFKAAQRRLPWRGTTDGYAILVSEVMLQQTQVERVIPVYHAFLQRFPTFESLAEAPPSEVIRAWAGMGYNRRALNLQRAAQVIVERHGGALPGDPRALRALPGVGEYTANALACFALGQQTAVVDTNVRRVLGRVFHWPSTPSDRESADTARRVLPEGQAWSWNQALMDLGATVCTSRRPTCLLCPLRELCRASGAFEADPAVIAEGRAAYRPKTERFEGSSRYYRGRVVAHLRGLATGESCGVDDLGAAVKADYSDADAAWLRALLEGLARDGLVALHGGDDGARVSLP
- a CDS encoding phosphatase PAP2 family protein, coding for MDTTGAAPGTTAIRRWRPGHWPTVTLVLLASVLAVLAVLASREPSFGWDRAIASWLLGFSAPAYDAFMEAVSVPGNRLGVWITMLAGAALATWLLGWRAGLLVFIGLGVMGVNEVFKDVVDRPRPLEDPAGGGESFPSGHTMHAVLTSGLLWLLVMPKLTRLTHRRLLLAAMLAWPVLVGVSRVHLERHWPSDVLGAYVFGAALLIVMAWVWPRVQPAAVETTAGERAP